From the genome of Salvia splendens isolate huo1 chromosome 7, SspV2, whole genome shotgun sequence:
ATGAAACGTTACCATGCATGATGATTCCCAATTTCAAAActggatgaagaagaagaacaaCAAAGGATACATGAAAAACTTGAGAAGTTATCAGCATAATAGTGTAATAAGTAATGGAAATACCTATCTACTATTTTTGCTTTCAAGAATACGCATACCTTAATATCAATACACGTGGAATTCTGGGATGCATATAGTTGCATACTAagagattgaggatgataactTAGTGATGCTGGGAATTTGTTCTGGCGACATATCACATACTGAATGATGGATGTTAATGTTATTTAATGCTCTTTGTGCATCTATTTGTGCTAGTCACCCATTACGTCGCATTGTAAGTTGTAACACTGTTTGTGAGTGCGCTTGCTTGATAAACAGCCCTTAAATCTTGCTTCACTGTGCCTAAATCCAGAAACTTCGAAGAAGATACGGAAACCAAAGGCATGGAAGCACTCAGAAGCCATAACCAGAGAACAGCTAACGAAGATGCGCGAGGAGTTCTGGGACACTGCTCCACACTATGGTGGTAGGAAAGGTAGTAACTAATGATAGCTCTCTGCAATGTGGAAATACCTTATGTTCGAATCATGGTTTATGCACTTACACTTGTGGGTTTATTCTTTATTAGGTTTGGACCATCTGATCtggtatatattttttaaaaattcaagtTCAAAAGAACCAACACCAGCCGAGTGTAAATAAAATCTAGTTTTGGTTAATGTCTTGCATCTTACTAATGATCAATTAAAATGTTGTAAACTAACCTTTTGTTGTCCATATATGTTAAATTGAATATGGACCTGTGGTGTTGTTAAACTTAACTGATAAAGTGCTAGGAGAATGTTCAGTTTAGGTATTACCAGAGGAATACAATGATACACAAATATTCTAGTACTACCAAGGGATGATGTAATGGTTATTAGTATTGCATGCTTCTTTGGAAGCTGTAGTGGAATGATATTATTAGTAGCTCCATTCATTTGTTGTTGTAGATGGGTTTACATCCTACCTGATTTTGGGTAACATATTTTATGTATATCGGAAATACCTGTATTGTTAGCTTCTGCTACTTTAATTCTTTTTAAGCATCAAGTAATTTACTTTTCCATATTGATATGTTTTCTCTGCTTTCGCATACTCAATTGCTCATGATATCTTCATTTTGATTCCATCTCGAGTCTCTGAATGAATGGAACTGACAATTACTGTCACCTTTTACACTGAATATAAGATCTCACACGTAAGGTGTGAGTTTGAGCTTACTCTTTGTGCAGCATGATGAATAAAACACATGTGGTTCCAATTCCATTATGCACTTCAGTGCTAGGTGACTAGGTCCTATGTCTAGTTAGACCTCTAAACCCGGAACACATaatgagggacggagggagtagcaaaAATGGTGTTAATCTGAGATCAATACATTTTATGCTCAGACTTCGTATTCTGTTATTAATAAAATGAGAGGTTCATTGTCAGTCGAACCAAACTAGAAATACTCTTGAATTTGGTTATCTTTGCTGTTGCTTCATTTCATCTTTTCCATAAAATCACCAGAGATCTGGGATGCTCTGCGGGCTGCAGTTGAAGCTGATTTGACTCTTGCCCAAACAATTGTGGACAGTGTTGGCATTATTATTCAAAATCCCGACTTAACAATCTGCTACGATGAAAGAGGTTGGTGAATTTTCCTCTACAATCAATGTCTATCCAGTATATCATCTTTAATGGAATCTGTCATTTTTCAGGTGCAAAATATGAGTTGCCCAAATATGTTGTGAGTGAGCCTACAAATCTGATTCGTGAC
Proteins encoded in this window:
- the LOC121811202 gene encoding ubiquitin domain-containing protein 1-like — encoded protein: MGCAGSRDKLDETSKKIRKPKAWKHSEAITREQLTKMREEFWDTAPHYGGRKEIWDALRAAVEADLTLAQTIVDSVGIIIQNPDLTICYDERGAKYELPKYVVSEPTNLIRDSRKDISNV